The proteins below are encoded in one region of Methanoculleus taiwanensis:
- the ilvC gene encoding ketol-acid reductoisomerase, protein MVQKYYESDADPRVLEGKTIAVVGYGSQGRGQALNLRDSGHRVVIGLRPGGSWQKASEDGFDVYPVAEAVKLADIIQILLPDEHQGAVYRTEILPNLVSNNCLMFSHGFNIHYGQIVPPPDIDVIMVAPKGPGHMVRRTYEEGKGVPALIAIHQNYTGKAKAIALAYAQGIGATRAVVLETTFAEETETDLFGEQAVLCGGVTSLIKAGFETLVNAGYDPEMAYLEVLHELKLIVDLIYEGGFTTMRDSISNTAKYGDLTRGPRVIGPEVYMAMEEVLEEIQNGEFAREWMLENLVNRPVFNALTRADEEHLIEQVGAEVRDLMPQFKKK, encoded by the coding sequence ATGGTACAGAAATACTACGAATCTGATGCAGACCCCCGCGTTCTCGAGGGGAAGACCATAGCCGTGGTCGGCTACGGATCCCAGGGCCGGGGGCAGGCACTGAACCTGCGCGATTCCGGCCATCGTGTCGTCATCGGCCTGCGGCCGGGTGGCAGCTGGCAGAAGGCATCCGAAGACGGGTTTGACGTCTACCCGGTAGCAGAGGCAGTGAAACTCGCAGATATCATTCAGATTCTGCTTCCCGACGAGCACCAGGGCGCAGTATACCGTACCGAGATTCTGCCGAACCTCGTTTCGAACAACTGCCTGATGTTCTCGCACGGGTTCAATATCCACTACGGTCAGATCGTACCCCCACCCGACATCGACGTCATCATGGTCGCCCCGAAAGGACCCGGGCACATGGTGCGCCGGACATACGAAGAGGGGAAGGGCGTCCCGGCACTCATCGCCATCCACCAGAACTACACGGGGAAGGCAAAGGCGATTGCACTTGCCTACGCGCAGGGTATCGGTGCGACCCGGGCGGTCGTCCTCGAGACGACGTTTGCCGAGGAGACCGAGACCGATCTCTTCGGCGAGCAGGCGGTGCTCTGCGGCGGTGTGACCTCCCTGATCAAGGCAGGGTTCGAGACCCTCGTCAACGCCGGGTACGACCCCGAGATGGCGTACCTCGAGGTTCTGCACGAACTCAAGCTGATCGTCGACCTCATCTACGAGGGCGGGTTCACCACCATGCGCGACTCGATCAGCAACACAGCGAAGTACGGCGACCTGACCCGCGGCCCCCGCGTCATCGGCCCCGAGGTCTACATGGCGATGGAAGAGGTGCTCGAGGAGATCCAGAACGGCGAGTTCGCCCGCGAGTGGATGCTCGAGAATCTCGTCAACCGCCCCGTCTTCAACGCGCTCACCCGGGCGGACGAGGAACACCTCATCGAGCAGGTTGGCGCCGAGGTCCGCGACCTCATGCCCCAGTTTAAGAAGAAGTAA
- the frhG gene encoding coenzyme F420 hydrogenase subunit gamma produces MADKITIGELHLSGCTGCLVTLADNYEGLFKLLDDYAELVYALTLVDVRHVPEMDVCLVEGSCCLNDEISVEELKEARAKSAVLVAYGACAAYGNITRFCRGGQWNQPGQEAFVPISEVVDVDLYLPSCPPCPQAIRNIAVMAYLLLKGNDEQKQLATAYLKPLMQLAQRGNEACGCDLMYDVINQGLCMGCGTCAGTCPVRAITMEYGKPNVNRDLCIKCGACYSQCPRSWFNFDVMNNYEGIIDAINGAMK; encoded by the coding sequence GTGGCTGATAAGATAACCATCGGTGAATTACACCTGAGCGGATGTACGGGATGTCTCGTGACGTTGGCAGACAACTACGAGGGTCTCTTCAAGCTGCTCGATGACTATGCGGAACTGGTCTATGCCCTGACGCTGGTCGATGTGCGCCACGTCCCTGAGATGGACGTGTGCCTTGTCGAGGGATCGTGCTGTCTGAACGACGAGATCTCGGTAGAGGAACTCAAAGAGGCAAGAGCCAAGTCGGCGGTCCTGGTCGCCTACGGTGCCTGTGCGGCATACGGCAACATCACCCGGTTCTGCCGCGGTGGCCAGTGGAACCAGCCCGGCCAGGAAGCCTTCGTCCCCATCAGCGAAGTGGTGGACGTCGACCTGTACCTGCCGTCCTGTCCCCCGTGCCCCCAGGCGATCAGGAACATCGCCGTCATGGCCTACCTGCTCCTGAAAGGCAACGACGAGCAGAAGCAGCTCGCAACCGCATACTTAAAGCCGCTGATGCAGCTCGCACAGCGCGGCAACGAGGCCTGCGGATGCGACCTGATGTACGACGTCATCAACCAGGGTCTCTGCATGGGATGCGGTACCTGCGCCGGCACCTGCCCCGTTCGTGCGATCACGATGGAGTACGGCAAGCCGAACGTGAACCGCGACCTCTGCATCAAGTGCGGCGCCTGCTACTCGCAGTGCCCCCGGAGCTGGTTCAACTTCGACGTCATGAACAACTATGAGGGTATCATCGATGCCATCAATGGAGCTATGAAGTGA
- a CDS encoding flavodoxin family protein — protein sequence MSVCIIYHSETGNTRSVAERVARETGADLVEVKDLAGYSKAGMYLKGAPRAMRGEKADIQPESIDVSGYDTIVLGSPVWAFSPTPAVNAAIDALQGIEGKNVVVFCTSGGMPGRTLETMKAMLGERGATVRGAVALAERELKKADAVDPLIDLVRPRAVSSA from the coding sequence ATGTCCGTCTGCATCATCTACCATTCGGAGACCGGAAACACCCGGAGCGTGGCCGAGCGGGTCGCCCGGGAGACGGGAGCCGATCTCGTGGAGGTGAAAGATCTCGCCGGCTATTCGAAGGCGGGGATGTACCTCAAAGGCGCCCCGAGGGCCATGCGGGGCGAGAAAGCCGATATACAGCCCGAAAGCATCGACGTCTCGGGCTACGATACGATCGTCCTCGGCAGCCCCGTCTGGGCGTTCAGCCCGACACCTGCCGTCAACGCCGCCATCGACGCCCTGCAGGGGATCGAGGGCAAAAACGTGGTCGTCTTCTGCACCTCGGGCGGGATGCCGGGCAGAACCCTCGAGACGATGAAGGCGATGCTTGGAGAGCGGGGCGCCACTGTCCGGGGAGCGGTCGCGCTCGCGGAGCGGGAACTGAAGAAGGCCGACGCAGTGGATCCCCTGATCGACCTTGTCAGGCCGCGGGCAGTCAGCAGTGCATAA
- the frhD gene encoding coenzyme F420-reducing hydrogenase, FrhD protein, with protein sequence MLFREIVIAGCGNPLFADDGFGPAVVEELQKLQLPDNVKVVDAGLGAPHFLFTLMEDGEVPVKRLIIVDIADFGGNPGDLAKIRPEDLPPGSYRDAHSWDLSEPLQRLKDVIEITIIGCQPKRVSHEYELGLTDEVERAIPRTVQIVLEEIGVNYGAAINHQEDHHGGTPRRTGAEGAGETGSGADGKDAGGKACSEPAADETRSEAL encoded by the coding sequence ATGCTATTCCGCGAGATCGTGATTGCAGGGTGTGGTAACCCGCTCTTCGCAGACGACGGATTTGGACCTGCTGTAGTGGAGGAACTTCAGAAACTGCAACTGCCCGACAATGTCAAGGTGGTCGATGCGGGGCTTGGCGCCCCGCACTTCCTCTTTACCCTGATGGAAGACGGGGAAGTTCCGGTTAAGAGGCTGATCATCGTGGACATCGCCGACTTCGGCGGAAATCCCGGTGACCTCGCAAAAATACGGCCGGAAGACCTGCCGCCGGGCTCCTACCGGGATGCCCATTCGTGGGACCTCTCCGAGCCGTTGCAGCGACTGAAGGACGTGATCGAGATCACGATCATCGGATGCCAGCCGAAGCGTGTTAGCCATGAGTATGAGTTAGGGCTCACTGATGAGGTTGAAAGGGCCATTCCCAGAACGGTACAGATTGTACTCGAAGAGATTGGGGTAAATTATGGGGCTGCTATCAACCATCAAGAAGATCATCATGGGGGAACCCCGCGACGAACCGGAGCAGAAGGAGCCGGTGAAACCGGATCCGGTGCCGACGGGAAAGACGCCGGAGGAAAAGCCTGCAGCGAGCCTGCCGCAGACGAAACCCGCAGTGAAGCCCTCTGA
- the frhA gene encoding coenzyme F420 hydrogenase subunit alpha has translation MSKVVEISPTTRHEGHSKLVLKVNDEGIIERGDWLSITPVRGIEKLAIGKTMEQVPKIASRVCGICPIAHTLAATEAMEASIGVEIPEDAKLLRYILQCANRMHSHAIHNILTLPDMYIPGTDTKINPFTKEEPVRSVALRIQRLREIGQTIGEMVGGEAIHPSNPRVGGMYMNITPRAKAKIYDLAKEARVLAQDQMEFMIAILRNYQNRDFAEVGGTEVPIPKDLGYHNQGYMATDPVYGSSSLDENPTWYPERFTEVRPWDWYMGEMEVSEADPNYPIGGTTPVGTKTWPQMQACTGVPLYDGQPVEVGPRARLVQFKNYDEKGAIGLQIARQMEYPETAYGIINALDALNTSGDVVADYIPQGDGSLGWAANEAPRGTDVHMAQVRDGRVEYFSMLVPTTWNFPTCSRALEGAPWRLAEVIMRAYDPCVSCATHMLVVDEDKRIVTQKLIQ, from the coding sequence TTGTCGAAAGTTGTAGAGATTTCCCCAACTACGAGACACGAAGGCCACTCCAAGCTCGTCCTGAAGGTCAATGATGAAGGCATCATCGAGCGCGGCGACTGGCTCAGCATCACGCCCGTGAGGGGCATTGAGAAACTCGCAATCGGCAAGACGATGGAGCAGGTCCCTAAGATAGCATCGAGGGTCTGCGGTATCTGTCCGATTGCCCACACGCTTGCAGCCACCGAGGCCATGGAGGCATCGATCGGGGTTGAGATCCCGGAGGACGCGAAGCTGCTCAGATACATCCTGCAGTGTGCCAACAGGATGCACAGCCACGCCATCCACAATATTCTCACGCTCCCTGACATGTACATCCCCGGCACCGACACGAAGATCAACCCGTTCACCAAAGAAGAGCCCGTCCGCAGCGTTGCGCTTCGGATCCAGCGGCTCCGTGAGATTGGGCAGACGATCGGCGAGATGGTCGGCGGCGAAGCCATCCACCCGAGCAACCCCCGGGTCGGCGGTATGTACATGAATATCACCCCCCGTGCCAAGGCCAAGATCTACGACCTTGCCAAGGAAGCACGCGTTCTTGCACAGGACCAGATGGAGTTCATGATCGCGATCCTGCGCAACTACCAGAACCGTGACTTTGCTGAGGTCGGCGGCACCGAAGTCCCGATCCCGAAGGATCTCGGCTACCACAACCAGGGTTACATGGCCACCGACCCCGTCTACGGCAGCTCGAGCCTCGACGAGAACCCCACCTGGTACCCCGAGCGCTTCACCGAAGTGCGCCCCTGGGACTGGTACATGGGTGAGATGGAGGTCAGCGAGGCCGACCCGAACTACCCGATCGGTGGAACCACACCCGTAGGTACGAAGACCTGGCCGCAGATGCAGGCTTGCACCGGCGTTCCGCTCTACGACGGCCAGCCCGTCGAGGTCGGACCCCGCGCCCGTCTCGTTCAGTTCAAGAACTACGACGAGAAGGGAGCCATCGGCCTGCAGATCGCCCGGCAGATGGAGTACCCCGAGACCGCCTACGGTATCATCAATGCACTCGATGCACTGAACACCTCCGGCGACGTCGTCGCGGACTACATCCCCCAGGGTGACGGCTCGCTCGGCTGGGCGGCAAACGAAGCGCCCCGCGGAACGGACGTTCACATGGCTCAGGTCCGTGACGGCCGCGTCGAGTACTTCTCGATGCTCGTCCCGACCACCTGGAACTTCCCCACCTGCAGCCGTGCACTCGAGGGTGCCCCCTGGAGGCTCGCGGAAGTTATCATGCGTGCCTATGACCCCTGCGTGTCGTGTGCGACGCACATGCTGGTGGTTGACGAAGACAAGAGGATAGTGACCCAGAAACTCATTCAGTGA
- the mptA gene encoding GTP cyclohydrolase MptA: protein MELPDVQSTCPDVRINLTRVGVKNVKKLVEVARPGKRPVIFISTFDVFVDLPGSLKGANLSRNFEVIDEVLQQATDGEVKEIEDLCSVVARRLLDRHEYAERTEVWMVSQFMVRRETPVSETSCQEVVNVHANAVAQRNDGSPIIRKSIGAEVTGMTACPCAQNIMKDHAMHVLSELGVADETIDRFLAEVPMASHNQRGKGFLAIETDDDQHVSLEKIIKILKDSMSARIYELLKRGDESYVVMEAHKNPRFVEDCVREMAKKVIVQFRQISGDSVVTIKQTNEESIHQHDAYAERKATIAELIGELGDNV, encoded by the coding sequence ATGGAATTACCGGATGTTCAATCGACCTGCCCGGATGTTCGCATCAATCTGACACGGGTAGGCGTTAAAAACGTCAAAAAACTCGTCGAGGTTGCACGTCCCGGCAAAAGGCCGGTTATATTCATATCCACATTCGATGTCTTCGTCGATCTGCCGGGAAGCCTGAAGGGTGCGAACCTCTCGCGGAACTTCGAGGTCATCGACGAGGTGCTGCAGCAGGCTACGGACGGTGAAGTGAAGGAGATCGAAGACCTCTGCAGCGTCGTCGCCCGGCGGCTGCTCGACCGCCACGAGTACGCAGAGCGCACCGAAGTCTGGATGGTGAGCCAGTTTATGGTACGGCGTGAGACGCCGGTGAGCGAGACGAGTTGCCAGGAAGTGGTGAACGTCCACGCAAACGCCGTCGCTCAGCGGAACGACGGTTCTCCGATCATCAGGAAGAGCATCGGTGCGGAAGTGACCGGAATGACCGCCTGCCCCTGTGCCCAGAACATCATGAAGGATCATGCGATGCACGTCCTCTCGGAGCTCGGTGTCGCCGATGAGACGATCGACCGGTTCCTCGCCGAGGTGCCGATGGCATCGCACAACCAGCGGGGAAAAGGTTTCCTCGCCATCGAGACCGACGACGACCAGCACGTCAGTCTCGAGAAGATCATCAAGATCCTGAAGGACTCGATGAGCGCGCGTATCTACGAGCTCCTCAAGCGTGGAGACGAGAGTTACGTCGTCATGGAAGCACACAAAAACCCCCGATTCGTGGAAGACTGCGTGCGTGAGATGGCCAAGAAGGTTATCGTGCAGTTCAGGCAGATCTCAGGCGACTCGGTTGTGACGATAAAACAGACGAATGAAGAGAGCATCCACCAGCACGATGCGTACGCAGAGCGCAAGGCCACGATCGCCGAGCTCATCGGGGAACTTGGGGACAATGTTTAA
- a CDS encoding DUF2703 domain-containing protein, with product MQSKLVIEWRYPAGDAGTTTVRCGEHGVVLRGVLTEIATLLEMEGIDVTITETPAPEGEGGGVLFNGMPLKELVEGMEVPAAPESPCASCAGCEDEGSCPGGEEGAVMVPPDLIGRAALKALGRQE from the coding sequence ATGCAGAGCAAACTTGTGATCGAATGGAGGTATCCCGCAGGCGATGCCGGGACGACCACGGTGCGGTGCGGCGAGCACGGCGTGGTGCTCAGGGGCGTCCTCACCGAGATCGCGACCCTCCTTGAGATGGAGGGGATCGACGTGACCATCACCGAGACGCCCGCCCCCGAGGGGGAGGGGGGAGGCGTCCTCTTCAACGGCATGCCCCTCAAGGAGCTCGTCGAAGGGATGGAGGTGCCCGCCGCACCCGAATCACCTTGCGCCTCCTGCGCCGGGTGCGAGGACGAGGGAAGCTGCCCCGGCGGCGAGGAAGGAGCCGTGATGGTTCCACCCGACCTCATCGGCCGGGCCGCGCTCAAAGCACTCGGGCGACAGGAATAA